In Phycisphaerae bacterium, a genomic segment contains:
- a CDS encoding DUF4838 domain-containing protein: MNKCVSLIGAVAWMATSWCVADADGQDVIIAENGINRAAIVVAADATEAERHAAAELASFLKQVTGSDFAVSDQAAAGQNRLLVGPGAAKLADAAFSTEGLGAEGLVIRTAGQDLILAGGRPRGTLYAVYTFLEDTVGCRWWSSKVSTIPKKPTLRVGPLSIRFVPRLEYRESFWFDALDGDWAVRNKCNGNSDRLDAARGGKHTYEGFVHTFYGLIPPDRYFKDHPEWFSEIGGQRTAANAQLCLTNEEMRAELVKNLKERLRANPAATIASVSQNDCFNPCQCARCAAVDQEEGSPAGALLRFVNAVAAEIEPEFPNVAIDTLAYQYTRRPPAKVRPRPNVIVRLCSIECSFSVPLADERNRAFRDDIVGWSKICDRLYIWDYTTNFNHYILPHPNLRVLGPNVRFFVEHGVRGVFEQGAYQSYGSEMAELRGWVLAKLLWDPTLDAQKLIDEFLDGYYGPAAGPIREYLKLTHDAVAASGDALGCFSPADAKFLSLPMLSAGLRLLGQAETAASEDVALRQRVQVAELPLLYTLLVRWETLRKDAEAGAAPWPVDDSIRAVFERFMQIAQAEHVTMVAESRPLEWLRGVVEQVARQPASQP; encoded by the coding sequence ATGAACAAGTGTGTGTCGCTGATCGGGGCAGTCGCTTGGATGGCGACGTCGTGGTGCGTGGCTGACGCCGACGGGCAGGACGTCATCATTGCGGAGAACGGCATCAACCGGGCCGCGATCGTGGTCGCGGCGGACGCCACTGAGGCCGAGCGGCATGCAGCCGCGGAGCTGGCCAGCTTTCTCAAGCAGGTCACGGGAAGCGATTTTGCGGTCAGCGACCAGGCCGCCGCCGGGCAGAATCGGCTGCTGGTCGGACCGGGTGCGGCGAAGCTCGCGGACGCGGCGTTCTCCACGGAGGGACTGGGCGCGGAGGGGCTCGTGATCCGGACGGCCGGGCAAGACCTGATCCTGGCCGGCGGGCGGCCGCGGGGCACGCTTTACGCGGTGTATACGTTCCTCGAAGACACAGTCGGGTGTCGCTGGTGGTCATCGAAGGTCAGCACGATTCCGAAGAAACCAACCCTCCGCGTCGGGCCGCTGAGCATCCGCTTCGTGCCGCGGCTGGAGTATCGCGAGTCATTCTGGTTCGACGCGCTGGATGGAGACTGGGCAGTCCGCAATAAGTGCAATGGGAATTCGGACCGGCTCGATGCGGCCCGCGGCGGCAAGCACACCTACGAAGGCTTCGTGCACACGTTCTACGGGCTCATTCCGCCGGACCGGTATTTCAAGGATCATCCCGAGTGGTTCAGCGAGATCGGCGGGCAGCGAACGGCGGCGAATGCCCAGCTCTGCCTGACGAACGAAGAAATGCGGGCCGAGCTGGTGAAGAACTTGAAGGAGCGGCTGCGCGCGAACCCGGCGGCGACGATCGCATCTGTCTCGCAGAACGATTGCTTCAATCCCTGCCAGTGTGCGCGGTGTGCCGCCGTGGACCAGGAAGAAGGCAGCCCGGCGGGCGCGTTGTTGCGCTTTGTCAATGCGGTGGCCGCGGAAATCGAGCCCGAGTTCCCGAACGTGGCGATCGACACGCTCGCCTACCAGTACACGCGCAGGCCGCCGGCGAAGGTGCGGCCGCGGCCGAATGTGATCGTGCGGCTGTGCAGCATCGAATGCTCGTTCAGTGTGCCGCTGGCGGATGAGCGCAACCGGGCTTTCCGCGACGACATCGTAGGCTGGTCGAAGATCTGCGACCGGCTTTACATCTGGGATTACACGACGAACTTCAATCATTACATCCTGCCGCACCCGAACCTGCGTGTGCTCGGCCCGAACGTGCGGTTCTTCGTGGAGCACGGCGTGCGCGGCGTGTTCGAGCAGGGCGCGTATCAGTCGTACGGCTCGGAAATGGCGGAGCTGCGCGGGTGGGTGCTGGCCAAGCTGCTGTGGGACCCCACGCTGGACGCGCAGAAGCTGATCGACGAGTTCCTCGACGGCTACTACGGCCCGGCGGCCGGCCCCATTCGCGAGTACCTGAAGCTGACGCATGACGCAGTGGCGGCGAGCGGCGATGCGCTCGGCTGCTTCTCGCCGGCGGATGCCAAATTCCTCTCGCTGCCGATGCTGAGCGCGGGCCTGAGGCTGCTCGGGCAGGCCGAAACGGCCGCCAGCGAAGACGTCGCGTTGCGGCAGCGCGTGCAGGTGGCCGAGCTGCCGCTGCTGTACACGCTGCTGGTGCGTTGGGAAACACTGCGGAAGGATGCGGAGGCCGGCGCGGCCCCGTGGCCGGTGGACGACAGCATCCGGGCGGTTTTCGAGCGTTTCATGCAGATCGCGCAGGCCGAGCACGTCACGATGGTCGCGGAAAGCCGGCCACTCGAGTGGCTGCGTGGCGTGGTCGAGCAGGTGGCGAGGCAGCCGGCGTCACAGCCGTGA
- a CDS encoding prepilin-type N-terminal cleavage/methylation domain-containing protein, whose protein sequence is MAGVFRVTGSRSRCRGATGFTLIELLVVVAIIALLLSILLPALSGARNQAKSTVCLSNVRSLGQMTHTFSLERQGRFQIASTANGLVQADPGKTKFMYGDGGELLSWPVALARGSGLGIRNNWDWGARSTRPDAASKRDRMSNQFPVAVCPADQVQVATPYFPRDASGLIGPDPNGGGGNGVSYWGRLSYGLNEDIAGIEDTATPVRFPACWRSTNEAGECYECVGGIQYGPSSPCYRAPGERLRGRMELIYQPATVALLIDAGANNGVKPGQTANVGDDANLFNSWQLGAPNDDAVGPYLGNCVQFMGPRIPTNRHPDGAVNILYADCHGDRAKPMGEWSRATTQRPALPKRYTPRVRVSPYTNGGARD, encoded by the coding sequence ATGGCAGGCGTCTTTCGGGTAACGGGGTCCAGAAGTCGTTGCAGGGGCGCGACGGGCTTCACGCTCATCGAGCTCCTCGTCGTGGTGGCGATCATCGCGCTGCTACTCAGTATTCTGTTGCCGGCGCTGTCCGGGGCGCGCAACCAGGCGAAGTCCACCGTGTGCTTATCGAACGTGCGCAGCCTCGGTCAGATGACCCACACTTTCTCGCTCGAGCGCCAGGGCCGGTTCCAGATCGCGTCCACGGCCAACGGGCTGGTCCAGGCCGACCCGGGCAAGACCAAGTTCATGTACGGTGACGGCGGCGAGCTGCTGTCCTGGCCCGTGGCCCTCGCACGCGGCAGCGGCCTGGGCATCCGCAACAATTGGGATTGGGGCGCGCGGTCCACGCGGCCCGACGCGGCGTCGAAGCGCGACCGGATGAGCAACCAGTTCCCCGTAGCCGTCTGCCCGGCCGACCAGGTCCAGGTGGCGACCCCCTACTTTCCGCGCGATGCCTCCGGACTGATCGGGCCGGATCCGAACGGCGGCGGGGGCAACGGGGTCTCATACTGGGGCCGGCTGAGCTACGGCCTGAACGAGGACATCGCCGGTATCGAGGATACGGCCACCCCGGTGCGCTTTCCGGCCTGCTGGCGCTCGACAAACGAGGCCGGCGAGTGCTACGAATGCGTCGGCGGGATTCAGTATGGCCCGAGCAGCCCCTGCTACCGCGCTCCGGGTGAACGTCTCCGCGGCCGCATGGAACTGATCTACCAGCCGGCGACGGTGGCGCTGCTCATCGATGCCGGCGCGAACAACGGCGTCAAGCCCGGGCAGACCGCGAACGTGGGCGACGACGCCAATTTGTTCAATAGCTGGCAACTGGGCGCGCCGAACGACGACGCCGTGGGGCCGTACCTGGGAAATTGCGTGCAGTTCATGGGGCCCCGGATCCCGACCAACCGGCACCCGGACGGCGCCGTGAACATCCTGTACGCGGATTGTCACGGTGACCGGGCCAAGCCAATGGGCGAGTGGTCGCGGGCGACGACGCAGCGGCCCGCGCTCCCGAAGCGCTACACGCCGCGTGTGCGCGTTTCGCCGTACACCAACGGCGGCGCGCGGGACTAG
- a CDS encoding LacI family DNA-binding transcriptional regulator, whose amino-acid sequence MASVRKIADRAGVSIATVSRALHNERGISPDTRRRVLAVANSSGYFRATPQRGAALVGFVYIGEQTLSHPFDAAVLDGLSKCLQPDGYSVVILNPQRRRQSDLEYAELIAGMGMLGVVVRTMSESRDVCAAMAELGFPHVVISERFEAGQRISYVDCDSRSASIRAIEYLISLGHERIAFATHNVPDHDHLDRYNGYVEALAKHGLPLEEDLVFRHPADVAGGATVLKMTMSMRDRPTAIYFADWLLAIGGLKAAHGLGIRVPQDLSIMGVDDTDLRHTVHPTLTAVCQNAFDVGAKAGQALKQILAGQAATPLQITLPGFFEINESTGAPRPDSGHAGEVTGPGGNGKRGTRSS is encoded by the coding sequence ATGGCTTCTGTACGCAAGATCGCGGACCGTGCGGGCGTGTCGATCGCGACGGTCTCGCGCGCCCTCCACAACGAACGCGGCATCAGTCCCGACACGCGCAGGCGAGTATTGGCGGTGGCCAACAGCTCCGGATACTTCCGCGCGACGCCCCAGCGGGGCGCCGCCCTCGTGGGGTTCGTGTACATCGGCGAGCAGACCCTCTCGCATCCCTTCGACGCCGCCGTGCTCGACGGGCTGTCCAAGTGTCTGCAGCCCGACGGGTACAGCGTCGTCATTCTCAATCCGCAGCGGCGCCGGCAATCCGACCTGGAATACGCGGAACTGATCGCCGGGATGGGCATGCTGGGCGTAGTGGTGCGCACGATGTCGGAGTCGCGTGACGTGTGCGCCGCGATGGCGGAGCTGGGCTTCCCGCACGTGGTGATCTCGGAGCGGTTCGAGGCCGGCCAGCGGATCAGCTATGTGGATTGCGATTCGCGGTCCGCCAGCATCCGGGCCATCGAGTACCTGATCTCGCTCGGGCACGAACGCATTGCGTTCGCGACGCACAACGTGCCCGACCACGATCATCTGGACCGCTACAACGGCTATGTCGAGGCCCTCGCCAAGCACGGCCTGCCGCTCGAGGAGGATCTGGTCTTCCGGCACCCGGCAGACGTGGCCGGCGGCGCCACCGTGCTGAAGATGACGATGAGCATGCGGGACCGGCCCACGGCGATTTACTTCGCGGACTGGCTGCTGGCGATCGGCGGTCTCAAGGCCGCCCACGGGCTGGGCATCCGGGTGCCGCAGGACCTGTCCATCATGGGTGTCGACGACACGGACCTGCGCCACACGGTGCACCCGACGCTCACGGCCGTATGCCAAAACGCCTTCGACGTCGGGGCCAAGGCCGGGCAGGCCCTGAAGCAGATTCTGGCCGGGCAGGCGGCGACGCCGCTGCAGATCACGCTGCCCGGGTTCTTCGAGATCAACGAGTCAACTGGAGCGCCACGGCCGGACAGCGGGCACGCGGGTGAGGTCACGGGGCCCGGGGGGAATGGCAAGCGCGGCACACGGTCTTCTTGA